The following are encoded together in the Balaenoptera acutorostrata chromosome 9, mBalAcu1.1, whole genome shotgun sequence genome:
- the MADD gene encoding MAP kinase-activating death domain protein isoform X37, translating into MVQKKKSCPRLLDYLVIVGARHPSSDSVAQTPELLRRYPLEDHAEFPLPPDVVFFCQPEGCLSVRQRRMSLREDTSFVFTLTDKDTGVTRYGICVNFYRSFQKRMPKEKGEAGAGSRGKEGPHATCISEEVGAESSESGPSLQPPSADSTPDVNQSPRGRRRAKAESRSRNSTLTSLCVLSHYPFFSTFRECLYTLKRLVDCCSERLLGKKLGIPRGIQRGTMWRIFTGALLVEEKSSALLHDLREIEAWIYRLLRSPVPVSGQKRVDIEVLPQELQQALTFALPDPSRFTLVDFPLHLPLELLGVDACLQVLTCILLEHKVVLQSRDYNALSMSVMAFVAMIYPLEYMFPVIPLLPTCMASAEQLLLAPTPYIIGVPASFFLYKLDFKMPDDVWLVDLDSSRVIAPTNAELLPILPEPESLELKKHLKQALASMSLNTQPILNLEKFHEGQEIPLLLGRPSNDLQSTPSTEFNPLIYGNDVDSVDVATRVAMVRFFNSPNVLQGFQMHTRTLRLFPRPVVAFQAGSFLASRPRQTPFAEKLARTQAVEYFGEWILNPTNYAFQRIHNNTFDPALIGDKPKWYTHQLQPVHYRVYDSSSHLAEALSVPPEHDSDSDPTDDSGSDSMDYDDSSSSYSSLGDFVSEMMKCDINGDTPNVDPLTHAALGDASEVAIDELQSQKEVEEPGPDSENSQENPPLRSSSSTTASSSPSTVIHGASSEPADSTEMDDKAAVGVSKSLPSVPPSIGKANVDRRQTEIGEGSVRRRTYDNPYFEPQYGFPPEEDDDEQGESYTPRFSQHVSGNRAQKLLRPNSLKLASDSDAESDSRASSPTSTVSNNSTEGFGGIMSFASSLYRNHSTSFSLSNLTLPTKGAREKTTPFPSLKGNRRALVDQKSSVIKHSPTVKREPPSPQGRSSNSSENQQFLKEVVHSVLDGQGVGWLNTKKVRRLLESEQLRVFVLSKLNRTVQSEDEARQDIIPDVEISRKVYKGMLDLLKCTVLSLEQSYAHAGLGGMASIFALLEIAQTHYYSKEPDKRKRSPTESVNTPIGKDPGLAGRGDPKAMAQLRVPQLGPRAPSASGKSPKELDTRSLKEENFVASIGPEVIKPAFDLGETEERKSQVSADSGVSLTSGPQRTDPDSVLGVSPAVMIRSSSQDSEVSNSSGETLGADSDLSSNAGDGPGGEGSIHLAGSRGTLSDSEIETNSATSAIFGKAHSLKPSVKEKLVGSPVRFSEDVSQRVYLYEGLLGRDRGSMWDQLEDAAMETFSISKERSTLWDQMQFWEDAFLDAVMLEREGMGMDQGPQEMIDRYLSLGEHDRKRLEDDEDRLLATLLHNLISYMLLMKVNKNDIRKKVRRLMGKSHIGLVYSQQINEALDQLANLNGRDLSIRSSGSRHMKKQTFVVHAGTDTNGDIFFMEVCDDCVVLRSNIGTVYERWWYEKLINMTYCPKTKVLCLWRRNGSETQLNKFYTKKCRELYYCVKDSMERAAARQQSIKPGPELGGEFPVQDMKTGEGGLLQVTLEGINLKFMHNQFLKLKKW; encoded by the exons ATGGTGCAAAAGAAGAAGTCCTGTCCTCGGTTACTTGACTACCTAGTGATCGTAGGGGCCAG GCACCCGAGCAGTGATAGCGTGGCCCAGACTCCAGAATTGCTACGGCGATACCCGTTAGAGGATCACGCCGAGTTTCCCTTGCCCCCGGACGTCGTGTTCTTCTGCCAGCCGGAGGGCTGCCTGAGTGTGCGGCAACGGCGCATGAGCCTGCGCGAGGACACCTCTTTTGTCTTCACTCTCACCGACAAGGACACTGGGGTCACGCGTTATGGCATCTGTGTTAACTTCTACCGCTCCTTCCAAAAGCGCATGCCTAAGGAAAAGGGGGAGGCCGGGGCAGGGTCCCGTGGGAAGGAAGGACCCCATGCCACCTGCATCTCAGAAGAGGTTGGCGCCGAGAGCTCGGAGAGTGGCCCGTCCCTGCAGCCTCCAAGTGCCGACTCTACCCCGGATGTGAACCAGTCTCCTCGGGGCAGACGCCGGGCCAAGGCGGAGAGCCGTTCCCGCAACAGCACTCTGACGTCCCTGTGTGTGCTCAGCCATTACCCCTTCTTCTCCACCTTCCGAGAGTGTCTGTACACCCTCAAACGTCTGGTGGACTGCTGTAGTGAGCGACTGCTGGGCAAGAAACTGGGCATCCCTCGAGGCATACAGAG GGGCACCATGTGGCGCATCTTCACGGGAGCGTTGTTAGTGGAGGAGAAGTCAAGTGCCCTTCTGCACGACCTTCGAGAGATCGAGGCCTGGATCTATCGATTGCTGCGCTCCCCAGTACCCGTCTCAGGGCAGAAGCGAGTGGACATTGAGGTCCTGCCCCAGGAGCTCCAGCAGGCTCTGACCTTTGCTCTTCCAGACCCCTCTCGATTCACCCTAGTGGATTTCCCACTGCACCTCCCCTTGGAACTTCTGGGTGTGGATGCCTGTCTTCAGGTGCTAACCTGCATCCTGTTAGAACACAAG GTGGTGCTGCAGTCCCGAGACTACAACGCACTCTCCATGTCTGTGATGGCATTTGTGGCAATGATTTATCCCTTGGAGTATATGTTTCCTGTTAtcccactgctgcccacctgcatgGCGTCTGCAGAACAG CTGCTGTTGGCTCCAACACCGTACATCATCGGGGTCCCTGCCAGCTTCTTCCTCTACAAACTGGACTTCAAAATGCCTGACGATGTATGGCTGGTGGATCTGGACAGCAGCAGG GTGATTGCCCCCACCAATGCAGAACTGCTACCTATCCTGCCAGAGCCAGAATCATTAGAgttgaaaaaacatttaaaacag GCCCTCGCCAGCATGAGTCTCAACACCCAGCCCATCCTCAATCTGGAGAAATTCCACGAAGGCCAGGAGATCCCTCTTCTCTTGGGAAGGCCTTCTAATGACCTGCAGTCTACACCTTCCACTGAATTCAACCCACTCATCTATGGCAACGATGTGGATTCTGTGGATGTCGCAACCAG AGTGGCCATGGTCCGTTTCTTCAACTCCCCCAACGTGCTGCAGGGCTTTCAGATGCACACACGTACCCTGCGTCTCTTCCCGCGGCCCGTGGTAGCTTTCCAAGCTGGCTCCTTTCTAGCCTCACGTCCCCGGCAGACTCCTTTTGCTGAGAAACTGGCCAGGACTCAGGCTGTGGAGTACTTCGGAGAATGGATCCTCAACCCCACCAACTATGCCTTTCAGCGGATTCACAACA ACACGTTCGATCCAGCCCTGATAGGCGACAAGCCGAAGTGGTACACCCACCAGCTGCAGCCTGTCCACTATCGAGTGTATGACAGCAGTTCCCATCTGGCTGAGGCGCTGAGCGTGCCACCGGAGCACGACTCTGACTCTGACCCTACTGATGACAG CGGCAGTGATAGTATGGATTATGATGACTCAAGCTCTTCTTACTCTTCCCTTGGTGACTTTGTCAGTGAGATGATGAAATGTGACATCAATGGTGATACTCCTA ACGTGGATCCTCTGACACACGCGGCACTGGGGGATGCCAGTGAGGTAGCTATTGATGAGCTGCAGAGCCAGAAGGAAGTAGAGGAACCTGGCCCAGACAGCGAGAACTCTCAGGAAAACCCCCCTCTGCGTTCCAGCTCCAGCACCACCGCCAGCAGTAGCCCCAGCACCGTTATCCATGGAGCCAGTTCT GAACCTGCCGACTCAACGGAGATGGATGATAAGGCAGCAGTAGGCGTCTCCAAGTCCCTCCCCAGCGTGCCTCCCAGCATTGGCAAAGCGAACGTGGACAGGCGTCAGACAGAAATTGGAGAGGGGTCAGTGCGCCGGCGAACCTATGACAATCCGTACTTCGAGCCCCAGTATGGCTTTCCCCCTGAGGAAGATGATGATGAGCAGGGGGAAAGTTACACTCCCCGATTCAGCCAACATGTCAGTGGCAATCG GGCTCAAAAGCTGCTGCGGCCCAACAGCTTGAAACTGGCAAGTGACTCAGATGCAGAGTCAGACTCTCGAGCGAGCTCGCCCACCTCCACCGTCTCCAACAACAGCACTGAGGGCTTCGGGGGCATCATGTCTTTTGCCA GCAGCCTGTATCGGAACCACAGTACGAGCTTCAGTCTTTCAAATCTCACACTGCCTACCAAAGGAGCGCGAGAGAAGACCACACCCTTCCCCAGTCTGAAAG GAAACAGGAGGGCCTTAGTGGACCAGAAGTCATCGGTCATTAAACACAGCCCAACAGTGAAAAGAGAGCCTCCATCACCTCAGGGTCGATCCAGCAATTCTAg tgagaaccagcagttcCTGAAGGAGGTGGTGCACAGCGTGCTGGACGGCCAGGGAGTTGGCTGGCTCAACACGAAGAAGGTGCGACGGCTGCTGGAGAGCGAGCAGCTGAGAGTCTTTGTCCTGAGCAAGCTGAACCGCACGGTGCAGTCAGAGGACGAGGCCCGGCAGGACATCATCCCAGATGTG GAGATCAGTCGGAAGGTGTACAAGGGCATGTTAGACCTGCTCAAGTGCACGGTCCTCAGTCTGGAGCAGTCCTACGCCCACGCTGGTCTGGGTGGCATGGCCAGCATCTTTGCGCTTCTGGAGATCGCCCAGACCCACTACTATAGTAAAG AACCAGACAAGCGGAAGAGAAGTCCAACGGAGAGTGTAAATACACCAATTGGCAAGGATCCTGGCCTGGCTGGGCGGGGGGACCCAAAGGCCATGGCACAGCTGAGAGTCCCCCAGCTGGGACCTCGGGCACCAAGTGCCTCAGGAAAGAGTCCCAAGGAACTGGACACCAGAAGTCTAAAGGAGGAGAACTTTGTAGCATCTATCG GGCCTGAAGTAATCAAACCCGCCTTCGACCTTGGTGAGACAGAGGAGAGAAAGTCCCAAGTCAGCGCAGACAGTGGTGTGAGCCTGACATCTGGTCCCCAG AGGACTGATCCAGATTCTGTCCTTGGTGTGAGTCCGGCCGTTATGATCCGAAGCTCAAGTCAGGACTCTGAA gtgaGTAATAGCTCTGGAGAGACCCTTGGAGCGGACAGTGACCTGAGCAGCAATGCAGGTGACGGACCAGGCGGTGAGGGCAGCATCCACTTGGCAGGCTCTAGAGGCACTTTGTCTGATAGTGAAATTGAAACCAACTCTGCCACCAGTGCCATCTTT GGTAAAGCCCACAGCTTGAAGCCAAGTGTAAAGGAGAAGCTGGTGGGCAGCCCAGTTCGCTTTTCTGAAGATGTAAGCCAGCGAGTCTATCTCTACGAGGGGCTCCTAG GAAGGGACAGAGGATCGATGTGGGACCAGTTAGAGGATGCTGCTATGGAGACCTTTTCTATAA GCAAAGAGCGTTCTACTTTATGGGACCAAATGCAGTTCTGGGAAGATGCGTTCTTAGATGCTGTGATGTTGGAGAGAGAAGGGATGGGTATGGACCAGGGTCCCCAGGAAATGATAGACAG GTACCTGTCCCTAGGAGAACATGACCGGAAGCGCCTAGAGGATGATGAAGATCGTTTGCTGGCCACGCTCTTGCACAACCTCATCTCCTACATGCTGCTGATGAAG GTAAATAAGAATGATATCCGGAAGAAGGTGAGGCGCCTGATGGGAAAGTCGCATATTGGGCTTGTGTACAGCCAGCAAATCAACGAAGCGCTTGACCAGCTGGCAAACCTG AATGGACGAGATCTCTCTATCCGGTCCAGTGGCAGCCGGCACATGAAGAAGCAGACATTTGTGGTACATGCGGGGACAGACACAAATGGAGATATCTTTTTCATGGAG
- the MADD gene encoding MAP kinase-activating death domain protein isoform X40, with the protein MVQKKKSCPRLLDYLVIVGARHPSSDSVAQTPELLRRYPLEDHAEFPLPPDVVFFCQPEGCLSVRQRRMSLREDTSFVFTLTDKDTGVTRYGICVNFYRSFQKRMPKEKGEAGAGSRGKEGPHATCISEEVGAESSESGPSLQPPSADSTPDVNQSPRGRRRAKAESRSRNSTLTSLCVLSHYPFFSTFRECLYTLKRLVDCCSERLLGKKLGIPRGIQRGTMWRIFTGALLVEEKSSALLHDLREIEAWIYRLLRSPVPVSGQKRVDIEVLPQELQQALTFALPDPSRFTLVDFPLHLPLELLGVDACLQVLTCILLEHKVVLQSRDYNALSMSVMAFVAMIYPLEYMFPVIPLLPTCMASAEQLLLAPTPYIIGVPASFFLYKLDFKMPDDVWLVDLDSSRVIAPTNAELLPILPEPESLELKKHLKQALASMSLNTQPILNLEKFHEGQEIPLLLGRPSNDLQSTPSTEFNPLIYGNDVDSVDVATRVAMVRFFNSPNVLQGFQMHTRTLRLFPRPVVAFQAGSFLASRPRQTPFAEKLARTQAVEYFGEWILNPTNYAFQRIHNNTFDPALIGDKPKWYTHQLQPVHYRVYDSSSHLAEALSVPPEHDSDSDPTDDSGSDSMDYDDSSSSYSSLGDFVSEMMKCDINGDTPNVDPLTHAALGDASEVAIDELQSQKEVEEPGPDSENSQENPPLRSSSSTTASSSPSTVIHGASSEPADSTEMDDKAAVGVSKSLPSVPPSIGKANVDRRQTEIGEGAQKLLRPNSLKLASDSDAESDSRASSPTSTVSNNSTEGFGGIMSFASSLYRNHSTSFSLSNLTLPTKGAREKTTPFPSLKVFGLNTLMEIVTEAGPGSGEGNRRALVDQKSSVIKHSPTVKREPPSPQGRSSNSSENQQFLKEVVHSVLDGQGVGWLNTKKVRRLLESEQLRVFVLSKLNRTVQSEDEARQDIIPDVEISRKVYKGMLDLLKCTVLSLEQSYAHAGLGGMASIFALLEIAQTHYYSKEPDKRKRSPTESVNTPIGKDPGLAGRGDPKAMAQLRVPQLGPRAPSASGKSPKELDTRSLKEENFVASIELWNKHQEVKRQKALEKQRPEVIKPAFDLGETEERKSQVSADSGVSLTSGPQRTDPDSVLGVSPAVMIRSSSQDSEVSNSSGETLGADSDLSSNAGDGPGGEGSIHLAGSRGTLSDSEIETNSATSAIFGKAHSLKPSVKEKLVGSPVRFSEDVSQRVYLYEGLLGRDRGSMWDQLEDAAMETFSISKERSTLWDQMQFWEDAFLDAVMLEREGMGMDQGPQEMIDRYLSLGEHDRKRLEDDEDRLLATLLHNLISYMLLMKVNKNDIRKKVRRLMGKSHIGLVYSQQINEALDQLANLNGRDLSIRSSGSRHMKKQTFVVHAGTDTNGDIFFMEVCDDCVVLRSNIGTVYERWWYEKLINMTYCPKTKVLCLWRRNGSETQLNKFYTKKCRELYYCVKDSMERAAARQQSIKPGPELGGEFPVQDMKTGEGGLLQVTLEGINLKFMHNQFLKLKKW; encoded by the exons ATGGTGCAAAAGAAGAAGTCCTGTCCTCGGTTACTTGACTACCTAGTGATCGTAGGGGCCAG GCACCCGAGCAGTGATAGCGTGGCCCAGACTCCAGAATTGCTACGGCGATACCCGTTAGAGGATCACGCCGAGTTTCCCTTGCCCCCGGACGTCGTGTTCTTCTGCCAGCCGGAGGGCTGCCTGAGTGTGCGGCAACGGCGCATGAGCCTGCGCGAGGACACCTCTTTTGTCTTCACTCTCACCGACAAGGACACTGGGGTCACGCGTTATGGCATCTGTGTTAACTTCTACCGCTCCTTCCAAAAGCGCATGCCTAAGGAAAAGGGGGAGGCCGGGGCAGGGTCCCGTGGGAAGGAAGGACCCCATGCCACCTGCATCTCAGAAGAGGTTGGCGCCGAGAGCTCGGAGAGTGGCCCGTCCCTGCAGCCTCCAAGTGCCGACTCTACCCCGGATGTGAACCAGTCTCCTCGGGGCAGACGCCGGGCCAAGGCGGAGAGCCGTTCCCGCAACAGCACTCTGACGTCCCTGTGTGTGCTCAGCCATTACCCCTTCTTCTCCACCTTCCGAGAGTGTCTGTACACCCTCAAACGTCTGGTGGACTGCTGTAGTGAGCGACTGCTGGGCAAGAAACTGGGCATCCCTCGAGGCATACAGAG GGGCACCATGTGGCGCATCTTCACGGGAGCGTTGTTAGTGGAGGAGAAGTCAAGTGCCCTTCTGCACGACCTTCGAGAGATCGAGGCCTGGATCTATCGATTGCTGCGCTCCCCAGTACCCGTCTCAGGGCAGAAGCGAGTGGACATTGAGGTCCTGCCCCAGGAGCTCCAGCAGGCTCTGACCTTTGCTCTTCCAGACCCCTCTCGATTCACCCTAGTGGATTTCCCACTGCACCTCCCCTTGGAACTTCTGGGTGTGGATGCCTGTCTTCAGGTGCTAACCTGCATCCTGTTAGAACACAAG GTGGTGCTGCAGTCCCGAGACTACAACGCACTCTCCATGTCTGTGATGGCATTTGTGGCAATGATTTATCCCTTGGAGTATATGTTTCCTGTTAtcccactgctgcccacctgcatgGCGTCTGCAGAACAG CTGCTGTTGGCTCCAACACCGTACATCATCGGGGTCCCTGCCAGCTTCTTCCTCTACAAACTGGACTTCAAAATGCCTGACGATGTATGGCTGGTGGATCTGGACAGCAGCAGG GTGATTGCCCCCACCAATGCAGAACTGCTACCTATCCTGCCAGAGCCAGAATCATTAGAgttgaaaaaacatttaaaacag GCCCTCGCCAGCATGAGTCTCAACACCCAGCCCATCCTCAATCTGGAGAAATTCCACGAAGGCCAGGAGATCCCTCTTCTCTTGGGAAGGCCTTCTAATGACCTGCAGTCTACACCTTCCACTGAATTCAACCCACTCATCTATGGCAACGATGTGGATTCTGTGGATGTCGCAACCAG AGTGGCCATGGTCCGTTTCTTCAACTCCCCCAACGTGCTGCAGGGCTTTCAGATGCACACACGTACCCTGCGTCTCTTCCCGCGGCCCGTGGTAGCTTTCCAAGCTGGCTCCTTTCTAGCCTCACGTCCCCGGCAGACTCCTTTTGCTGAGAAACTGGCCAGGACTCAGGCTGTGGAGTACTTCGGAGAATGGATCCTCAACCCCACCAACTATGCCTTTCAGCGGATTCACAACA ACACGTTCGATCCAGCCCTGATAGGCGACAAGCCGAAGTGGTACACCCACCAGCTGCAGCCTGTCCACTATCGAGTGTATGACAGCAGTTCCCATCTGGCTGAGGCGCTGAGCGTGCCACCGGAGCACGACTCTGACTCTGACCCTACTGATGACAG CGGCAGTGATAGTATGGATTATGATGACTCAAGCTCTTCTTACTCTTCCCTTGGTGACTTTGTCAGTGAGATGATGAAATGTGACATCAATGGTGATACTCCTA ACGTGGATCCTCTGACACACGCGGCACTGGGGGATGCCAGTGAGGTAGCTATTGATGAGCTGCAGAGCCAGAAGGAAGTAGAGGAACCTGGCCCAGACAGCGAGAACTCTCAGGAAAACCCCCCTCTGCGTTCCAGCTCCAGCACCACCGCCAGCAGTAGCCCCAGCACCGTTATCCATGGAGCCAGTTCT GAACCTGCCGACTCAACGGAGATGGATGATAAGGCAGCAGTAGGCGTCTCCAAGTCCCTCCCCAGCGTGCCTCCCAGCATTGGCAAAGCGAACGTGGACAGGCGTCAGACAGAAATTGGAGAGGG GGCTCAAAAGCTGCTGCGGCCCAACAGCTTGAAACTGGCAAGTGACTCAGATGCAGAGTCAGACTCTCGAGCGAGCTCGCCCACCTCCACCGTCTCCAACAACAGCACTGAGGGCTTCGGGGGCATCATGTCTTTTGCCA GCAGCCTGTATCGGAACCACAGTACGAGCTTCAGTCTTTCAAATCTCACACTGCCTACCAAAGGAGCGCGAGAGAAGACCACACCCTTCCCCAGTCTGAAAG TATTTGGGCTAAATACTCTAATGGAGATTGTTACTGAAGCCGGCCCCGGGAGTGGTGAAG GAAACAGGAGGGCCTTAGTGGACCAGAAGTCATCGGTCATTAAACACAGCCCAACAGTGAAAAGAGAGCCTCCATCACCTCAGGGTCGATCCAGCAATTCTAg tgagaaccagcagttcCTGAAGGAGGTGGTGCACAGCGTGCTGGACGGCCAGGGAGTTGGCTGGCTCAACACGAAGAAGGTGCGACGGCTGCTGGAGAGCGAGCAGCTGAGAGTCTTTGTCCTGAGCAAGCTGAACCGCACGGTGCAGTCAGAGGACGAGGCCCGGCAGGACATCATCCCAGATGTG GAGATCAGTCGGAAGGTGTACAAGGGCATGTTAGACCTGCTCAAGTGCACGGTCCTCAGTCTGGAGCAGTCCTACGCCCACGCTGGTCTGGGTGGCATGGCCAGCATCTTTGCGCTTCTGGAGATCGCCCAGACCCACTACTATAGTAAAG AACCAGACAAGCGGAAGAGAAGTCCAACGGAGAGTGTAAATACACCAATTGGCAAGGATCCTGGCCTGGCTGGGCGGGGGGACCCAAAGGCCATGGCACAGCTGAGAGTCCCCCAGCTGGGACCTCGGGCACCAAGTGCCTCAGGAAAGAGTCCCAAGGAACTGGACACCAGAAGTCTAAAGGAGGAGAACTTTGTAGCATCTATCG AATTGTGGAACAAGCACCAGGAAGTGAAAAGGCAAAAAGCTTTGGAAAAACAGA GGCCTGAAGTAATCAAACCCGCCTTCGACCTTGGTGAGACAGAGGAGAGAAAGTCCCAAGTCAGCGCAGACAGTGGTGTGAGCCTGACATCTGGTCCCCAG AGGACTGATCCAGATTCTGTCCTTGGTGTGAGTCCGGCCGTTATGATCCGAAGCTCAAGTCAGGACTCTGAA gtgaGTAATAGCTCTGGAGAGACCCTTGGAGCGGACAGTGACCTGAGCAGCAATGCAGGTGACGGACCAGGCGGTGAGGGCAGCATCCACTTGGCAGGCTCTAGAGGCACTTTGTCTGATAGTGAAATTGAAACCAACTCTGCCACCAGTGCCATCTTT GGTAAAGCCCACAGCTTGAAGCCAAGTGTAAAGGAGAAGCTGGTGGGCAGCCCAGTTCGCTTTTCTGAAGATGTAAGCCAGCGAGTCTATCTCTACGAGGGGCTCCTAG GAAGGGACAGAGGATCGATGTGGGACCAGTTAGAGGATGCTGCTATGGAGACCTTTTCTATAA GCAAAGAGCGTTCTACTTTATGGGACCAAATGCAGTTCTGGGAAGATGCGTTCTTAGATGCTGTGATGTTGGAGAGAGAAGGGATGGGTATGGACCAGGGTCCCCAGGAAATGATAGACAG GTACCTGTCCCTAGGAGAACATGACCGGAAGCGCCTAGAGGATGATGAAGATCGTTTGCTGGCCACGCTCTTGCACAACCTCATCTCCTACATGCTGCTGATGAAG GTAAATAAGAATGATATCCGGAAGAAGGTGAGGCGCCTGATGGGAAAGTCGCATATTGGGCTTGTGTACAGCCAGCAAATCAACGAAGCGCTTGACCAGCTGGCAAACCTG AATGGACGAGATCTCTCTATCCGGTCCAGTGGCAGCCGGCACATGAAGAAGCAGACATTTGTGGTACATGCGGGGACAGACACAAATGGAGATATCTTTTTCATGGAG